The following is a genomic window from Opitutaceae bacterium.
CTCGGGCGCGCCTCCGCCCGATTACTTATTCCACAAGGCCGGCATGATCAACCTCACGCGCTACCTCGCCTCCCACTATGGGGCATCCGGCGTGCGCGTGAATGCGGTGTCCCCCGGCGGAATCTACAACCCGGACAAGCCACAGGCCCCGGAGTTTCTCTCCCGCTACGCCCCGCAGACCATGCTCGGGCGCATGGCCCATGCGGAGGAGATCGGCGGCGCGGTCGTTTTTCTCCTCAGCGATGCATCGACCTACATCACCGGTGCAAACCTGCCCGTCGACGGTGGATACACCGCAAAATAGCGTGGCACGGGCTTCCAGCCCGCGATTCCCACCCACACAGGATGAAATCCTGTGCCGCCACCACATTCTCCCAAACAACTCCCGGTGGAATCGCCCCCCGTTTTCGTTCAAGAAACCAACAACCCAAAACCATGACCCCCGACACCCTCGCCAAGGAAGTCAGTCCGCGCGTTCGCGGGCTTTTCCTGAAAAATCTCGCGGATTTCCAGACGGAGCTCGCGCGCATTCATGCCGGCTTTGTTCCGGGCCTCGCGGTCTGGGAGCACCGCAAGGAGGCTCCCGTCTTCATTTTCCGCTCGATGCGTCGCGTGCAGGACCTGCGCAGCCGCGGCCGCGAACTGGGTGTCTCCTTCGCGGAGATGCACCTGAGCCAGGGCGTCGCCGGCCGCGAGCTGCTCGACAAACTCGCCGGGGCCCCCAACACGGCGGATGTGTTTCAGACGGCGATGATCGATGTTCCCTCAGCGCTCGTCGCTGCAATCGACGAATACCTGAAGCGCAACGACAACATCTACGACCTTCCCAGCATTCCCCTGCTCGAGTCTGATCGCGAAGAGCTGAAGGCCATGCGACAGTGGGCCGAGGCGGCGCTGCCTGTTCTCGCGGAAAAGACCGGCGAGTCCCCCACCGCTTCCTTTCGGCGGGAGGTGGCCGCACTCTGCGCCGGCCTGGGTGACACGCTCGTGCACCAGACCGCCCGCGCCGTCCCGGCCCTGCGCACCGGACGCAGGATCGGGCGGCTGCCGCTCGCGGACTCAAGGCTTCCCTTGGGATTCCGCCTGCTCGAGTTCGGACCGGATCCCATGCCGCAGGACAACACCTACAAGCATCGCGAGCGCTATCACGCCGTCAATTTCCTGCAGGAGGTGCAGGCAGCAGACTCCTGTGCATCCACGCTCTTCGACGCTCCCGACATGCCGTGGGATTTTCTTTTCGATCTCAGCCGGCACTTCTGGGACGAGACCCGTCATTCGCTTTTCGGCGAAAAGAAGCTGCGTGAGCTCGGCTCAAGCGCGGCTGAGGCCGGACTTTCGAGCAAGGCCTACTCACTCCGCCAGACGCTCGCGCCCCACGATCGCTACGCCGCGCTGACGACGCAGGAGGCTGATGCATTTCCGGGCAAACACATAGGCCTGAAGGACTCGATCGAGAACAATGACAGTGTCAGCGCGATGGCATGGAGCTACGACATTTCCGACGAAACCCAGCACGTCCGCTTCGGCACCAAGTGGCTCCCTGTCATGATCGAGAAGATGGGCGAGCCGCGCAGTGTTGACCAGGTCAAGGCCGACGCCTGCGGCTGGAGGGAAAGCGTGCTCGCCCAGGTTTACAAACCCGCCGCCGACAGCTTCGCGAAGCGGCGCTGACGCGCGAAACTGTCGCGTCGTTCCCTCTGCCTCTTCCTCCGCGTGCTCCGCGGCTCCGCGTGAAATCTTTCCGATCTCCGACTTCTGCATTCCACCTTCCCATTGATCCTCAAGATGACTGCGGGCTGGAAGCCCGAGCCACCCTTCTCTCGCTCTGTGCCCCGCGTGGACACCTTTCCGGCGCTGTTTCGCGACACGCGTTCCCTGGTCACGACGGAGCGTGCCCCTCCAGTGTTGCTGGCATCCCCCTCCAGCAATCGCCCCTTCAGTAATCGACAAGTCCGCGTGAGATGCCGAACTGCAGTCCGCGCAGTTCGGACAACCCGCGGAGGCGCCCGATCAGCGGATATCCGGGGCACGCCGGGGCCGGGCGCTTGAAATCGTCGAGCATCACATGGCCGTGGTCCGGCCGGAAAGCCAGCTGCCAGTCGGCGCGGCCCTCGCGCTGCCGGACGGCCTGCTCCTCCAGCAGCGCACGCACAATCTCATACATGTCCACGCCGCCACCCAGATGGGTCGCCTCCATAAAAACCCCGTTCTCCCGCACCTCGACGCTGCGCAGGTGAACGGCGTGGATGCGCGGACCAAATCGCTTCACGATCCCGGCTAGGTCATTGTCCGCACGCACGCCCAGCGAACCCGAGCAGTAGCAGATGCCGTGCGCCGGTGACGGATCCATCGCAATGATCTCCGCCAGGTCATGCTCGGTGGAAACAATGCGCGGCAGGCCTAGGACCGAAAACGGCGGGTCGTCGGGGTGAATCGCCAGCCGCACCCCGGCCTCCTCGGCGACCGGAGCCACCGCATTCAGGAAGTGTCTCAGATTCTCCCTCAGCCGGGCTGCATCGATCTGCGCGTAGGGTTCCAGCAGGGCCCGCAGGTCCCCGATGTCCAGGTTGAGCTGCACGCCGGGAAAAAGATTGAGCGTCTGCCGCGTGAACGCCTCCCGGTCCGCATCACTCAGCCCCTCCCAGAAAACCCTGGCCTTATCGACCTGCTCGCCGGTGAACGAGGACTCCGCGCCCGGCCTGCTCAGCGCGAAAAGATCGAAGGCGGCGAACTTCACCGGATCGTAGAGCAGAGACTCCGCACCGTCCGGCAACCGGTGATGCAGATCCGTGCGCACCCAGTCGAGCACCGGCATGAAATTGTACACGACCACGGAAACACCGGCGGCCCCAAGGCTGCGCAGGCTGGCTGTGTAGTTCTCGATGTGACGCTCATACCCGCCGGTGCGCGTCTTGATCGACTCATGAACCGGAAGCGACTCCACAACCCGCCACTCCAGGCCCGCGGCGGCGATCGCCGCCCGGCGCTTCTCGATCGCGTCCGCGCTCCACGCCTCGCCACAGGGGATCTCGTGCAGCGAGGAGAACACCGCCGTTGCGCCCGTCTGCCTGATCTCCTCGAGGCTGACGCTGTCCGCCGGCCCGAACCAGCGCATCGATTCCGCCATCAGGTTTTTC
Proteins encoded in this region:
- the uxuA gene encoding mannonate dehydratase is translated as MRWFGPADSVSLEEIRQTGATAVFSSLHEIPCGEAWSADAIEKRRAAIAAAGLEWRVVESLPVHESIKTRTGGYERHIENYTASLRSLGAAGVSVVVYNFMPVLDWVRTDLHHRLPDGAESLLYDPVKFAAFDLFALSRPGAESSFTGEQVDKARVFWEGLSDADREAFTRQTLNLFPGVQLNLDIGDLRALLEPYAQIDAARLRENLRHFLNAVAPVAEEAGVRLAIHPDDPPFSVLGLPRIVSTEHDLAEIIAMDPSPAHGICYCSGSLGVRADNDLAGIVKRFGPRIHAVHLRSVEVRENGVFMEATHLGGGVDMYEIVRALLEEQAVRQREGRADWQLAFRPDHGHVMLDDFKRPAPACPGYPLIGRLRGLSELRGLQFGISRGLVDY